In Candidatus Accumulibacter cognatus, the genomic window TTATGTCTCGACACGTTCCGTCAGGAACATCAGGATCGATGGCGCCGACCTCTCGCTCGATATCGAACTGGGCTATCCGGCAAGAACCCAGCTTGACGACATCCGTCGCGCGGTGATCACGAAACTCCGGGACCTCCCCGGAATCGGTAATGTCAGCGTCAATGTCACTGTCAGGATCGTCGCCCACACTGTCCAGCGCGGCCTGAAGCCACTGCCCGGTGTCAAGAACATCATCGCCATCGCCTCCGGCAAGGGGGGCGTCGGGAAGAGCACGACGGCGGTGAATCTGGCCCTGGCGCTGGTCCAGGAAGGGGCCACTGTGGGTCTGCTCGACGCCGATATCTATGGGCCTTCGCAGCCGCAGATGCTGGGCCTGGTCGGTCAGAAACCGGAATCGCAGGATGGTACGTCGATGGACCCGCTACAGGCGCATGGCCTGCAGGCGATGTCGATCGGTTTCATGATCGACATCGATTCACCGATGGTCTGGCGTGGGCCGATGGTCACCCAGGCGCTCGAGCAATTGCTCAAGCAGACCAACTGGCAGGATGTCGATTATCTGGTGGTTGACATGCCCCCCGGAACCGGCGACACGCAGCTGACGCTGGCGCAGAAGGTACCGGTCACCGGCGCGGTCATCGTCACCACCCCGCAGGACATCGCCCTGATCGACGCGCGCAAGGGACTGAAGATGTTCGAGAAGGTCGGCATCCCGATTCTCGGCTTGGTGGAAAACATGAGCATCCACATCTGCACGAAGTGTGGCCACGAGGAATACATTTTCGGCCAGGGCGGCGGCGAGCAGATGTGCCGGGATTACGACACCGAGTTCCTCGGTGCCCTGCCACTGGAACTCTCGATTCGCCAACTGACCGACTCCGGCAAGCCGACGGTGATCGGCGCACCGGAATCGCGCGCCGCCGAGATTTATCGGACGATTGCTCGCCGTCTGGCGATCAAGGTTGCCGAGCGTGCCAGGGACATGAGTGCCAAGTTTCCGAGCATCGTCGTCCAGAACACTTGAGACAGGCGGCTGCCTCTCGCTCTCGACGACGTACCGGATAGTTCCTTCCCTGGCCCGGACACCGTAGAATGGATGCCTTTCCTGCGCAAGCGGTGTTCGGATGACCGGCAATGTCAATCAAATCGGATAGGTGGATCCGCCGCATGGCGGCAGAGTACGGCATGATCGACCCTTTCGAGCCGAATCAGGTGCGCGAGATCGATGGCCGCCGCATCGTTTCCTACGGCACTTCCAGCTACGGCTACGACATTCGCTGTTCGAACGAATTCAAGCTGTTCACCAATCTGAACTCGACGATCGTTGACCCGAAGAACTTCGATCCGAATTCGTTCGTCGAGGTCAAGAACGATTTCTGCATCATTCCTCCGAATTCCTTCGCCCTGGCGCGCACCATCGAGTATTTCCGCATTCCGCGCAGCGTCCTGACGGTCTGCCTCGGGAAAAGTACTTATGCCCGTTGCTTCCGCGGCGATACCCGCGTAGCCCTGCTCGACGGCACGGCACCAACCCTGGAGGAGATGGCCCGCCGAGCGGAAGACGGTGAGTTGTTCTGGGGCTATGGGATCGGCCAGTTCGGCAGGATTGGCGCAGCAATGCTCGAAGCACCTCGCTTCATCGGACGGGATTCATTGCTGGAAATCACCCTCGACAATCGAACGGTCATCCACTGCACGCCCGACCACGAATTTGTCCTGCGCGATGGCAGGCTCATTCCCGCGTGTCAGTTGCGTCCGAACGATTCCTTGATGCCCCTCTATCGCCGCTTGGTGCGTGGTTACGAAGCTGTCTATCAACCCTTGAATGGCCATCTCTACCCCACTCACCGCCTTGCTGATGAATGGAATATTCGGCATGGTATCTATGAAGACATCCTGGCTACGCACCGGCACCACAAGGACTTCGACCGCCTCAACAACTCTCCGTGGAATATCGGGCGCATGCCGGCCGCCGAGCATATCCGCATGCACAATGCCAAAGGCTACGGGGCAGACTTCGACCCAGACGAGCACAGCTTGGCAATTCGGGAAGCCTTCGAGTGCTTACGAAGCAGCAGGCCGGGGTGGATTGAACACTTCTCAAAGGTCCAGCGCGAGCGCGCCAGACAATTCTGGAGCGACGAAAGGTACACACAGGCGCGCGCGCGCTTGCGTGAAAAGCAATCGGAAAACTGGACCGAGGAGCGCCGTCGCCAGCAGCGGGAGTCCATGGTACGACACTATTCGGATCCACATGCCAGGCAAGCACAGGGAAACAGTTCGCGCGAAGCCTGGGCAAGAGACACAGGCGAACGCCGACAACGCCAGGCGGAAGTCGCGCGGGACATCAATCGGCGTGGGGAGATCAACGCGGACCGGGTACGTTGGGCACTCGACAGCACCGGTTCGATCCGTGGCGCCGCACGTCTTCTGAAATGTGACCGATCGGTATTCCATCGCTTCCCGGAGGTTCTCGCCGCGTTTCGGGGACAAACACCGTATAACCACAAGGTTGCCGGTATCCGGGAATTGGCAGGAGACCACGACGTCTATTGCCTGACCGTGCCTGAAGCTGGAAACTTTGCCCTTGCCTCCGGGATATTCGTCAGCAACTGCGGCATCATCGTGAACGTCACGCCCTTTGAACCGGAGTGGGAAGGTCATGTGACGCTCGAGTTCTCGAATACGACACCTCTGCCCGCCAAGATTTACGCCAATGAAGGCATCGCGCAGGTTCTGTTCTTCGAATCCGACGAGGAATGTGAAACATCGTACAAGGATCGTGGCGGCAAGTATCAGGGCCAGATGGGCGTGACCTTGCCGAAGATCTGATGGGCATGCGAGGCCACACCCTTACCAGGTACCGAGGCAGGCAAATCAAGTACGCTGCGTGGGTCGCCGCACTCCCGCCCTCTCACTCTTGATACGGGATCCCTGAATGCATTTCAATTTTCCGGTCATCGTCATCGATAAGGACTACCGTTCGGAAAACACCGGCGGGCTCGGGATTCGCGCGCTGGCCAAGGCGATCGAGAAGAAGGGTTTTGAAGTCTTTGGAGTGACCAGCTATGGTGACCTGACTTCGTTTGCTCAGCAACAGAGCCGCGCCTCGGCCTTCATCCTGTCCATCGACGACGAAGACTTCAGGAACGGCAAGGCCGACCAGACCGTCGGCAGCCTGCGCGCCTTCGTCAAGGAAATTCGCTGTCGCAACGAGGATATCCCGATCTTCCTGTACGGCGAGACGCGTACTTCGCGCCACATCCCGAACGACGTGCTACGAGAGTTGCATGGCTTCATCCACATGTTCGAGGATACCGCCGAATTCATCGGCCGGTATGTGGTGCGCGAGGCCAAAGCCTACCTGGAAAGCCTGGCGCCGCCCTTCTTCCGCGCCCTGACACACTATGCCGAGGATGGGTCGTATTCGTGGCACTGCCCCGGTCACTCGGGCGGCGTCGCTTTCCTGAAGAGTCCGGTCGGGCGAATGTTCCACCAGTTCTTCGGCGAGAACATGCTGCGCGCCGATGTCTGCAATGCCGTCGAGGAACTTGGCCAGCTACTCGACCATACCGGCCCGGTTGCTGCCTCGGAGCGCAACGCGGCCCGCATCTTCAATGCCGATCACCTTTTCTTCGTCACCAACGGCACCTCGACCTCGAACAAGATCGTCTGGCATTCGACCGTCGCGCCGGGCGATGTCGTCGTCGTCGATCGGAATTGTCACAAATCGATACTCCATTCGATCATCATGACCGGCGCCATCCCCGTTTTCCTGATGCCGACCCGCAACCACTATGGGATCATCGGGCCGATCCCGAAAGAAGAGTTCCGCTGGGCGAACATCCAGAAGAAGATTGCGGCGCATCCTTTCGCGCGCGCGGTCGCCGCCAGACCGCGCGTACTCACCATCACCCAGAGCACCTACGACGGGATTCTCTACAACGTCGAAGAAATCAAGGAAATGCTCGATGGCGTGATCGATACCCTGCACTTCGACGAGGCCTGGCTGCCACACGCGGCTTTTCACGATTTCTACGGCGATTACCATGCCATCGGCGCCGACCGCCCGCGCTGCAAGGATGCGGTGATTTTTTCGACGCAGTCGACGCACAAGCTGCTGGCCGGTCTCTCGCAAGCCTCGCAGATTCTCGTTCAGGATTCCGAAGGGCGCAGGCTCGACCGCGATGTCTTCAACGAAGCTTACCTGATGCACACCTCGACCTCGCCGCAGTACGCGATCATCGCCTCCTGCGACGTCGCGGCAGCGATGATGGAGGCTCCCGGCGGCACCGCACTGGTTGACGAGTCTATTGCCGAAGCGCTCAACTTCCGCAGCACCATGCGCAAGGTCGAAAAGGAATGGGGGGCCGATTGGTGGTTCAAGGTCTGGGGCCCGGAAGACCTTTCGGGAGAAGGCCTCGCAGACCGCTCGGCGTGGATCCTCAAGCCCGGCGAACGTTGGCACGGCTTCGGCATGCTCGCCGAAGGCTTCAACATGCTCGACCCAATCAAGGCGACGGTCATTACGCCGGGTCTCGATGTCGACGGAGACTTCGCCGATTGGGGAATTCCGGCGGCAATCGTCACCAAGTACCTGGCCGAGCACGGCATCATCGTCGAGAAGTGTGGTCTCTATTCCTTTTTCATCATGTTCACCATCGGCATCACCAAGGGTCGCTGGAACACGCTGGTCACCGAACTGCAGCAGTTCAAGGATGGCTACGACCAGAACATGCCGTTATGGAAGGTGATGCCGGAGTTCCTGGCCAAGAATCCGCGCTACGAGAAGCTCGGGCTGAAAGACCTCTGCAAGCAGATCCACGGCATCTACGCGGCCAACGATGTCGCGCATCTGACCACCCGCATGTACCTCTCGGACATGGAGCCGGCGATGAAGCCGACCGATGCTTTTGCCCGCATGGCGCATCGCGAGATCGACCGCGTTCCGATCGACGATCTGGAGGGACGGATCACCAGCACCCTGCTGACTCCTTACCCACCGGGAATTCCCCTGCTGATCCCGGGCGAGCGCTTCAACGCCACGATCGTCCGCTACCTGCAGTTCGCGCGCGACTT contains:
- the apbC gene encoding iron-sulfur cluster carrier protein ApbC; translated protein: MAVTTEAVQAALKELIDPNTQKDYVSTRSVRNIRIDGADLSLDIELGYPARTQLDDIRRAVITKLRDLPGIGNVSVNVTVRIVAHTVQRGLKPLPGVKNIIAIASGKGGVGKSTTAVNLALALVQEGATVGLLDADIYGPSQPQMLGLVGQKPESQDGTSMDPLQAHGLQAMSIGFMIDIDSPMVWRGPMVTQALEQLLKQTNWQDVDYLVVDMPPGTGDTQLTLAQKVPVTGAVIVTTPQDIALIDARKGLKMFEKVGIPILGLVENMSIHICTKCGHEEYIFGQGGGEQMCRDYDTEFLGALPLELSIRQLTDSGKPTVIGAPESRAAEIYRTIARRLAIKVAERARDMSAKFPSIVVQNT
- a CDS encoding dCTP deaminase — its product is MSIKSDRWIRRMAAEYGMIDPFEPNQVREIDGRRIVSYGTSSYGYDIRCSNEFKLFTNLNSTIVDPKNFDPNSFVEVKNDFCIIPPNSFALARTIEYFRIPRSVLTVCLGKSTYARCFRGDTRVALLDGTAPTLEEMARRAEDGELFWGYGIGQFGRIGAAMLEAPRFIGRDSLLEITLDNRTVIHCTPDHEFVLRDGRLIPACQLRPNDSLMPLYRRLVRGYEAVYQPLNGHLYPTHRLADEWNIRHGIYEDILATHRHHKDFDRLNNSPWNIGRMPAAEHIRMHNAKGYGADFDPDEHSLAIREAFECLRSSRPGWIEHFSKVQRERARQFWSDERYTQARARLREKQSENWTEERRRQQRESMVRHYSDPHARQAQGNSSREAWARDTGERRQRQAEVARDINRRGEINADRVRWALDSTGSIRGAARLLKCDRSVFHRFPEVLAAFRGQTPYNHKVAGIRELAGDHDVYCLTVPEAGNFALASGIFVSNCGIIVNVTPFEPEWEGHVTLEFSNTTPLPAKIYANEGIAQVLFFESDEECETSYKDRGGKYQGQMGVTLPKI
- a CDS encoding arginine/lysine/ornithine decarboxylase produces the protein MHFNFPVIVIDKDYRSENTGGLGIRALAKAIEKKGFEVFGVTSYGDLTSFAQQQSRASAFILSIDDEDFRNGKADQTVGSLRAFVKEIRCRNEDIPIFLYGETRTSRHIPNDVLRELHGFIHMFEDTAEFIGRYVVREAKAYLESLAPPFFRALTHYAEDGSYSWHCPGHSGGVAFLKSPVGRMFHQFFGENMLRADVCNAVEELGQLLDHTGPVAASERNAARIFNADHLFFVTNGTSTSNKIVWHSTVAPGDVVVVDRNCHKSILHSIIMTGAIPVFLMPTRNHYGIIGPIPKEEFRWANIQKKIAAHPFARAVAARPRVLTITQSTYDGILYNVEEIKEMLDGVIDTLHFDEAWLPHAAFHDFYGDYHAIGADRPRCKDAVIFSTQSTHKLLAGLSQASQILVQDSEGRRLDRDVFNEAYLMHTSTSPQYAIIASCDVAAAMMEAPGGTALVDESIAEALNFRSTMRKVEKEWGADWWFKVWGPEDLSGEGLADRSAWILKPGERWHGFGMLAEGFNMLDPIKATVITPGLDVDGDFADWGIPAAIVTKYLAEHGIIVEKCGLYSFFIMFTIGITKGRWNTLVTELQQFKDGYDQNMPLWKVMPEFLAKNPRYEKLGLKDLCKQIHGIYAANDVAHLTTRMYLSDMEPAMKPTDAFARMAHREIDRVPIDDLEGRITSTLLTPYPPGIPLLIPGERFNATIVRYLQFARDFNEHFPGFENDVHGLVKAIVDGKPVYSVDCVR